The following are from one region of the Phycisphaeraceae bacterium genome:
- a CDS encoding Eco57I restriction-modification methylase domain-containing protein — translation MAVDLVRTRGYLNDFAFGTLFIEELGWSRPTSRQAVTFEAAGIACQRKQIAQLAGVVVLEVTSADGRIPDAGARRTIHNEIAKLHHENLLIFVDKDRTQSLWSWVKRQDGKSHPRDHHFFKGQPGDLFVSKLTAMVFDISDFDDSGNVRLVEVARRLKSALDVERVTKRFYAEFKDVHDELVTLITGIPDERQRRWYASILLNRLMFIYFLQRKGFLDFKNPAARDGNQTYLQDKLAQSQKAGPDRFYTGLLSLLFFEGFAKPEDKRSADARKRLGNIRYLNGGLFLIHPIERDNPDIGVPDAFFRRLFELFGRYSWNLNDTPGGDDQEINPDVLGYIFEKYINQKAFGAYYTRPEITEYLCERTIHQLVLDAINTPPGMPAIPGVKQRRYESIADLLMDLDAQVCRRLLSEVLPSLSLLDPACGSGAFLVAAMRTLINIYSAVIGRIKFLSDRELTASLTKTEREHPNLSYYIKKRIITDNLFGVDIMEEATEIARLRLFLALVASAETVTHLEPLPNIDFNILPGNSLIGMMRIDDKRFEARNKKGALGGLLFQQKTYREILDEKNRLIDTYRRTTTYAADLSALRDDIDQKKRACTSVLDEMLLDEFESLGIKFEQATWDAAKSKPGKPVKRSLTIDDIQAQRPFHWGFEFDRVLNERGGFDAIITNPPWEMYQTDEKEFFQEYLPTIKKKALRIEDWKKQFASLMRDSEMQAAWLSYASGFSHTSKYFKSAVQYRNQLSLDTSGKQIASKINLYKLFTEQCFNLLRKGGLCGIVIPSGIYTDLGAKQLREMLFNETRITALFGFENRKEVFEGVHRSFKFVVLSFQRGGTTDSFPAAFMRHDVAELDRFPEEGAIPIDIDLVRRLSPDSLSVMEFKCETDVTIAKKMLRFPLLGEEVDGAWKVALTQEFNMTSDSHLFRTSPGKGRLPLYEGKMIWQFDHRLAEPRYWVDEKQGRAALSGRAGDSGQRMDYQSYRLGFRDIAANTNERTMVSTVIPPAFHGNKIPTVCPLTDDDRKVITDAEQLFLAAVFNSFPVDFVIRMKVTTTLNFFYVYQIPVPRLTEKDTAFAPIVERAARLICTTPEFDNLAMEVGLKGHQQGVTDQVERARLRAELDGLIAHLYGLTEEEFAHILTTFPIVPDPVKVAARNAYRDVARGAVR, via the coding sequence ATGGCAGTCGACCTGGTACGAACCCGCGGTTACCTCAACGATTTCGCCTTCGGCACACTCTTCATCGAAGAGTTGGGCTGGTCCCGCCCAACCTCCCGTCAGGCAGTGACCTTCGAAGCCGCCGGCATCGCGTGTCAACGCAAGCAGATCGCGCAGCTTGCAGGCGTGGTGGTGCTGGAGGTCACTTCCGCTGACGGACGCATCCCCGACGCCGGCGCGCGCCGCACAATCCACAACGAGATCGCCAAACTCCACCATGAGAACCTGCTGATCTTCGTCGACAAAGATCGCACACAGAGTCTCTGGTCATGGGTCAAGCGACAAGACGGCAAGTCGCACCCGCGCGATCACCACTTCTTCAAAGGCCAGCCCGGTGATCTCTTCGTGAGCAAGCTCACCGCGATGGTCTTCGATATCTCTGATTTTGACGACTCGGGCAATGTGCGCCTCGTCGAAGTCGCGCGCCGGCTCAAATCTGCGCTCGATGTCGAACGCGTCACCAAGCGCTTCTACGCAGAATTCAAGGATGTCCACGACGAGCTGGTCACACTCATCACCGGCATCCCCGACGAGCGCCAGCGCCGCTGGTACGCGTCCATCCTGCTCAACCGGCTGATGTTCATCTACTTCCTCCAGCGCAAGGGCTTCCTCGACTTCAAGAACCCCGCCGCCCGCGACGGCAACCAGACCTACCTCCAGGACAAGCTCGCACAGAGCCAGAAAGCAGGCCCCGATCGCTTCTACACCGGCCTCCTGTCGCTGCTCTTCTTCGAGGGTTTCGCCAAGCCGGAGGACAAACGCTCCGCCGATGCCCGAAAGCGCCTCGGCAACATCCGCTACCTCAACGGCGGACTCTTCCTTATCCACCCAATCGAACGCGATAACCCAGACATCGGCGTTCCCGATGCCTTCTTCAGACGCCTGTTCGAACTCTTCGGTCGCTACTCATGGAACCTCAACGACACCCCCGGCGGCGACGATCAGGAGATCAACCCCGATGTCCTGGGATACATCTTCGAGAAGTACATCAACCAGAAGGCCTTCGGCGCCTACTACACCCGCCCGGAGATCACCGAGTACCTCTGCGAACGCACGATCCACCAGCTCGTGCTCGACGCGATCAACACCCCTCCCGGCATGCCTGCGATCCCCGGCGTCAAGCAGCGCCGCTACGAATCCATCGCCGACCTGCTCATGGACCTCGATGCCCAGGTCTGCCGCCGGTTGCTCAGTGAAGTCCTGCCCTCGCTCAGTCTGCTCGACCCCGCCTGCGGCTCGGGCGCGTTCCTCGTCGCCGCGATGCGGACCCTCATCAACATCTACTCAGCGGTCATCGGCAGGATCAAGTTCCTCTCCGACCGCGAACTCACCGCCTCGCTCACCAAGACCGAGCGCGAGCATCCGAATCTCAGCTATTACATCAAGAAGCGGATCATCACCGACAACCTCTTCGGCGTGGACATCATGGAGGAGGCCACCGAGATCGCGCGCCTGCGCCTCTTCCTGGCGCTGGTCGCCTCCGCCGAGACGGTCACGCACCTCGAGCCCCTGCCCAACATCGACTTCAATATCCTCCCCGGCAACTCCCTCATCGGCATGATGCGCATCGACGACAAGCGCTTCGAAGCCCGCAATAAGAAGGGCGCACTGGGCGGCTTGCTGTTCCAGCAGAAAACCTATCGCGAGATCCTCGACGAGAAGAACCGCCTTATCGATACCTATCGCCGGACCACGACCTACGCCGCTGACCTCTCTGCGCTCCGTGATGACATCGACCAGAAGAAGCGAGCATGCACCAGTGTCCTCGACGAGATGCTCTTGGATGAATTCGAGAGTCTGGGCATCAAGTTCGAGCAGGCCACGTGGGACGCCGCGAAGTCAAAGCCCGGCAAACCCGTCAAGCGGTCGCTCACGATCGACGACATACAGGCGCAGCGCCCGTTCCACTGGGGCTTCGAGTTCGACCGAGTGCTGAACGAGCGGGGGGGCTTCGACGCCATCATCACCAACCCGCCCTGGGAGATGTATCAAACCGATGAGAAGGAGTTCTTTCAGGAGTACCTGCCCACCATCAAGAAGAAGGCGTTGCGCATCGAAGACTGGAAGAAGCAATTTGCGTCACTCATGCGCGATTCGGAGATGCAGGCTGCGTGGCTCAGTTACGCGAGCGGGTTCTCCCACACATCCAAGTACTTCAAATCAGCTGTCCAGTACCGAAACCAGCTCTCGCTCGATACCAGCGGTAAGCAGATCGCATCAAAGATCAACCTCTACAAACTCTTCACCGAGCAGTGCTTCAACCTGCTCCGCAAGGGCGGCCTCTGCGGCATCGTCATCCCCTCGGGCATCTACACCGACCTGGGCGCCAAGCAACTCCGCGAGATGCTCTTCAACGAGACCCGCATCACCGCCCTCTTCGGCTTCGAGAACCGCAAGGAGGTGTTCGAGGGCGTCCACCGGAGTTTCAAGTTCGTCGTCCTCAGCTTCCAACGCGGCGGCACGACCGACTCCTTCCCCGCCGCGTTCATGCGTCACGATGTGGCCGAACTCGACCGCTTCCCGGAGGAGGGCGCGATTCCTATCGACATCGACCTGGTGCGAAGACTCTCCCCCGATTCACTCTCGGTCATGGAGTTCAAATGCGAAACGGATGTCACGATCGCGAAGAAAATGCTCCGCTTCCCGCTGCTTGGTGAGGAGGTTGACGGAGCGTGGAAAGTGGCGCTGACCCAAGAATTTAACATGACCAGCGACAGCCACCTCTTCCGAACCTCGCCGGGTAAAGGGCGCCTGCCGCTGTACGAGGGGAAGATGATCTGGCAGTTCGATCACCGGCTGGCCGAGCCGCGATACTGGGTGGACGAGAAGCAAGGCCGCGCAGCTCTCTCCGGCAGGGCGGGGGACAGCGGGCAGCGGATGGACTACCAGAGTTATCGGCTCGGGTTCCGGGACATCGCCGCCAACACGAATGAGCGCACCATGGTGTCCACTGTGATCCCTCCCGCGTTCCATGGGAACAAGATTCCGACTGTATGCCCGCTGACTGATGATGACAGGAAAGTCATCACCGATGCAGAGCAGCTCTTTCTCGCGGCTGTATTCAACAGCTTCCCTGTCGACTTCGTGATCCGCATGAAAGTAACGACGACGCTCAATTTCTTCTACGTGTACCAGATTCCCGTCCCGCGATTGACAGAGAAGGACACGGCGTTCGCCCCGATCGTGGAGCGCGCTGCGCGGCTCATCTGCACCACGCCGGAGTTTGACAACCTGGCGATGGAAGTCGGTCTCAAAGGCCACCAACAGGGCGTGACCGATCAGGTCGAGCGGGCCAGATTGCGGGCCGAACTGGACGGCCTGATCGCGCACCTCTACGGCCTGACCGAGGAGGAGTTCGCCCACATCCTGACGACCTTCCCGATCGTCCCCGACCCGGTGAAAGTCGCAGCCCGCAACGCCTACCGCGATGTCGCGCGAGGAGCCGTCCGATGA